In Tsukamurella tyrosinosolvens, the genomic window GGCGGAGCCGAGTAGCGCGAGGACCGCGATCGCGCGGAGCACGCCGTGGGCCCGGCGTCCGCGGCGCGCGAGCCACCGTTCGGCGACGACGGCGCCCGCGGCCATCGGCAGGGCGTACACCGAGGCCAGGTAGTAGGCGCGGCCGTGGGTGAGCACGATCGCGGCGACGACCAGCACCAGCGCGACGCCGAGGAAGCGATACGGGCGCAGGTCGCGCGAGCGCAGCAGTGCGACGACCCCGGCCAGGAGCAGCGGCAGCCCGATCAGGAGGCCCGCGCCGAACAGCCCGACGAGCGCGAACCCTGCTCCGCCGGGCCACTCGGCCCGGACGACGGCGCCCATCCGCGTGTACGCCCAGTCGTGCCCCGCCTGCCACCAGAGCGTGGGCGCGACGGCGACGACGGCGAGGGCGGCGCCGGCCCACAGCGCCGGGCGGGTCACCAGCCGGCGGGGTCCGCAGGCGAGGGCACCGAGCACGATGGCGATCCACAGCGCGGGCACGAGGAACTTGGTGAGCAGCGACAGCGCCGTCACCGCGCCGGCGAGGAGCAGCAGCCGGTCGTCGCGAGTGCGCACCCAACGGACAAGCAGGTACAGGATCACCGTCCACCACAGCGGGTCGAGCGAGTACGTCGCGAGCCAGTGCCCGACGGAGCTCACCAGCGACATCGCGACGGCCGCCGCGGCGAAGGCCTGCGCCCCGGTGCGGCCGCCGAGCTCGCGGGCGAGGAGTCCCGCCAGCAGGGTGATGGCGACGACGGCGAGCGCCGCCGGCAGCCGCAGCACTACGAGGTTCCCGTGCGCCAGGTGGTCGAGCCCCGCCGCGAGGAGCGGCACGAGCGGCGGTTGGTCGAAGTAGCCGGCGGCGGGGTGCTCCCGCCCGGCGACGACGAAGTAGGCCTCGTCGAAGAAGTAGCCGTAGTTGCGGCTGCCGATCAGCATCACGGCGAGCACGACGCCGCCGATGAGGGCGAGCGGCAGTCGCGCGAGGCGCGGCAGCACGTCGCCGGTCTCGGCGGAGGGAGTGTCGGGGGCGATGACCTGGGATGTCATGGCTTCGACGCTCCCGGATCGCGTGCGGCGCCGGTAGCGCCGTTCGGCGGCGCGTCGACCGACGAAAGGAGGTATCGGCACCGTCGGGCAGCTCCCTACGATGGCTGCATGTCCTTCGAACCCGGCCCCCGCACCCGAGGCGCCCACGCGGCGCTGCTCGGGGTGTCGGCGGCCGGCACCGTCGCTCTGGTGATGGCGCTGTTCCCGACCCTGCGCGGCACCGGCCTGTGGGCGGGCGCGGCGGCGATGCTCGCCGCGTCCGCCG contains:
- a CDS encoding ArnT family glycosyltransferase → MTSQVIAPDTPSAETGDVLPRLARLPLALIGGVVLAVMLIGSRNYGYFFDEAYFVVAGREHPAAGYFDQPPLVPLLAAGLDHLAHGNLVVLRLPAALAVVAITLLAGLLARELGGRTGAQAFAAAAVAMSLVSSVGHWLATYSLDPLWWTVILYLLVRWVRTRDDRLLLLAGAVTALSLLTKFLVPALWIAIVLGALACGPRRLVTRPALWAGAALAVVAVAPTLWWQAGHDWAYTRMGAVVRAEWPGGAGFALVGLFGAGLLIGLPLLLAGVVALLRSRDLRPYRFLGVALVLVVAAIVLTHGRAYYLASVYALPMAAGAVVAERWLARRGRRAHGVLRAIAVLALLGSAASWIAASPVWTPAMAERIGTPPLRAPATMLVDGDTLLQKLSGTVVAAYRTLPPAERDGTVIVAESYPLAAAVDFFGRDEGLPRAYSGHRAYYYFGRPPADARAVLWIGDPSPVLDGAFAHRRAVPAPGDTGDPVVQLYTGRTVAWPELWERLRSQ